Proteins encoded within one genomic window of Aphelocoma coerulescens isolate FSJ_1873_10779 chromosome 9, UR_Acoe_1.0, whole genome shotgun sequence:
- the LOC138114654 gene encoding small ubiquitin-related modifier 3-like yields the protein MAEEKPKEGGKAENEHIDLKAAGQDGSVVQLGVKRHTPLSKLRTAYCCPQLEMEDEAMTEVCQQQTGGGC from the exons ATGGCGGAGGAGAAGCCCAAA GAAGGCGGGAAAGCGGAGAACGAGCACATCGACCTGAAAGCTGCCGGACAGGACGGCTCCGTGGTGCAGCTCGGAGTAAAGCGGCACACCCCGCTGAGCAAGCTCAGGACGGCGTACTGCTGCCCACAG CTGGAGATGGAAGATGAAGCCATGACTGAAGTGTGCCAGCAGCAGACAGGTGGAGGGTGCTAA